From the Paraflavitalea soli genome, the window CAGGGTAGGAAATCGGAGAAAGCTCTTCGATAGGTATGTGGAAGGCTGCCCAAGATAAGGAATTAAACCTTTAATTAAATGGGTAATATGGTTGCGTTGGCCAGGCAGCTATATAAAAATCATGATTTATCGATTATCTTTCCGCCGCGTATTAAGCGGAAAACTATTATGAAGATCGCATTTACAACCTGCACCAATAGCTGGGTGCCCTTTGCCAGGGTGGTAGGCAAAACCCTATTGGAGCACAATCCCGACTATCAATATTATATCTGTATTACCGATAAAAAGGAAGCCGACATGGACCCTTTTTATGAAGGATTCAACATCGTGCCCTGCGATCAGATCGGCATGGAAGGGCTGGACGACATGGTACTGCGGTATGGGATCAATATCAAAAATGCCCTGAAGCCATTTTACCTTGAATATTTCTCCAAAAAGTTCCCGGAAGCAGAACATATCTTTTTCATCGATCCGGATATGATGATCTTTGATAAACTGACGGAAATAGAACGGCTGCACCGGGAGTCGGACATATTGATATTTCCGCACCTGCTAAAGCCCCAGCCTTTTGATGGTAAGCACCCCAATGAGATCTCCTACCTCTCCACCGGTACTTATAACCTGGGATTGATCTCCATCAAAGTGAATGAAAATACCATGCGTTTTATTGAGTGGTGGCGGGAAAGGCTACGCGAATACTGCTATTTCGATTGGAAAGCCGGCCTGTTCTCCGACCAGAAATGGATCAACCTGGCGCCGGTATTCTTTGATAAGGTAGCCAATGTAAAACACCCCGGCTACAATATCGGTTACTGGAACCTGCATGAGAGGACCTGCACCAGAGAAAACGGAAAAGTGATGGTGAACAAGGAGTTTCCCCTGGTGATCTACCACTTCAGTAATATCAATATCCGCAACCATAAATTATTCGATACCCAACAAAACAGGTATACGGAAGCCGATGTGCCGCTGTTGATGGAATTGTTTGAGCAATATCGTTCACTATCGTTGGCCGAAGGGTATGAAAAAACAATCGGCAAACCCTGTTATTATGCCCAGGTGCATGCTGCTTATCACAGGGCAGAGAGCCGTAAAACCCTAAAAGGAAGGATCAAGCTATGGGTGAAAGCCAATTTCCCCAAGAGCTTCCGGGCAAAGCTGAAGAAAACCATGTCGGGATTTATGGAAGGATAGGAAAAGCGGCGAGCTCCCAGCTACGAGCCATTGCTGTCCGGTAAAAAATCAGACTGGTAAATATTTCCCTGATATTTGGGGCTTACAGGGCAAAAATGAACGTTTTAGTATTTGCAGGCCCCCTATGTGTCAAACAACAGGGGCCTTTGTTTTCTATGCTTAGGTGCTTTAGCCTTCGTAAAAGTGACTTCTCCGGTGATCGAAGAAAGGATTTAAGGTCCATGTAGGTCATCAGGTTTATCCGTACAAGGGCAACCATATTTGAGAATGACATAGCAGATCTGCAGCCCTGTCTGATCACCTTTAAAAGCAGGTCCGCTATCAAGACGCACCATATTTGTATCTTAATGGCATTAGCATTATCGCCCAGAAAATACTGTAAAGGATAATTTTGCTTGATCCGCTTGAAGAACGTTTCGATTTGCCAGCGCTGGCGGTAATAGTTGGCAATGGTCAATGGATCCAGCTCTGTATTGTTAGTGAGGAACTGATATTGTTTTTGGGTGCCGGGATCTATATAAGTGATCAATCGGGCGGGGACCTGCACAGCCTTTTTTAAGTAGGTGTATCCCAGCATGATCAAATGATCATCCTGAACACCCAACTGTTGCTGATCGACACTTACCAGCCGTTGCTCAAGCACCTGGTAAACTGAACGACTGTATAGACGGGTGACGAAGGTCACTTCATCGCCGATAAAGCGGTTGTAGGTCCGATAATCACAATATCCCTTATCAAAAACTATTACTGATCCTTTGGCAAGCTGTACCTCTTTAAGGAAGGTAACATCGCTTTGGGCAGCAGGACTATAACGGATCATTACAGGGGTGTCCCGCTCACTATGCAACAGTGTATGAACTTTGATACCTCCTTTACGTCTGCCATCCTTGCAGGACAGACCGGATGCCTTTAATATCTCCTGAAACAGCGCAATGCTGGTTGAATCAAAAATATAAAGGTTACCCTGCTTGTTTTGCTGCCGGCTGTCCGGTAAAATACGCTCATAGCGAGCCAGCAGATCGAAGTAGATCTTTTCAAATACCTTCTCACTACGTCGTTTATTGGCGTCAGAAAGCGTGCTTCTGCGGGGATGGGCCTTCAGACCCAGATGACAAATGCGTTGTTCCCAGGCTAACAGGCCGGTAGTCACCTCGCGTAATGAATCACAGCGATTTAAAATCGCGTACAGCATGGTCACCAGGTGCTCATAGGTCCCGAATGATTTACAATAACGATCGGCATTACAGGAGCGGCCAAGTGCCTTCACTCGTCCACGGGATATGTGAGAAAGAATCTGATTAAAGATCGGCTGTCCGGTAAAAAAATTACCTTTACTCATCGGTTATTTTTTGGTGTGGTAACTTAAAAATACCGACGGGAGGCTGAAAAGCCTCTTTTTTATGTCTAACTCGTACCTTTTACCGGACACTAATGGCTACGAGCCGCGAGCTGTCGAAAACGATACACATATCGGTTTCGACGCAAACGGTTTTAGCTCGTTGCTCACAGCTTATTTTTTCGGTAGTACATAGGTCTGTACATCCTCTTTTACGATCGTTTTGCCCGACAGGATGATCAGCCGTTCCACTACATTGCGGAGTTCGCGGATATTACCCGTCCAGTTATGTTCTTTCAGGGCATCAAGCGCATCCTTGTCAATCGCTTTTTTGGCAATGCCATAATCGGCACAGATATCACCCAGGAATTTGTCCACCAATAAGGGAATATCATCCCGGCGGTCATTGAGCGATGGTACGTGGATAATGATCACACTTAAACGGTGGTATAGATCGAGCCGGAAATTCTTTTCATCTACTTCCTGCAGCAGGTCTTTATTGGTGGCAGCGATCACCCGTACATCCACACTGATGTCTTTGTCTCCCCCCACCCTGGTAATCTTTCCTTCCTGTAAGGCCCGCAGTACTTTGGCCTGCGCGCTCAGGCTCATATCGCCTATTTCATCGAGGAATAAAGTACCGCCATGGGCCTGTTCAAACTTACCAATACGTTGTTTTACCGCAGAGGTAAAGGAGCCTTTTTCATGACCAAACAGTTCGCTTTCGATGAGCTCGCTGGGAATGGCTGCACAGTTTACTTCGATCAGCGGACCTGTTACGCGGTTACTTTTTTCATGTACCCACCGGGCCACCAGTTCTTTACCCACTCCGTTTTCGCCGGTCACCAATATCCGGGCATCAGTAGGAGCCACTTTATCGATGGTTTCCTTGATGAGGGCGATCGGGCCCGACTCACCGATCATTTCCTCCACTTTGCTCACCTTGCGCTTCAGCACTTTGGTTTCCGCCACCAGGTTGGTTTTGTCCATGGCATTGCGGATAGTGATAAGCAGGCGGTTCAGATCGGGTGGTTTGGAGATATAATCATAGGCGCCCTTCTTAACGGCCTCCACAGCCGTTTCGATGG encodes:
- a CDS encoding glycosyltransferase family protein — translated: MKIAFTTCTNSWVPFARVVGKTLLEHNPDYQYYICITDKKEADMDPFYEGFNIVPCDQIGMEGLDDMVLRYGINIKNALKPFYLEYFSKKFPEAEHIFFIDPDMMIFDKLTEIERLHRESDILIFPHLLKPQPFDGKHPNEISYLSTGTYNLGLISIKVNENTMRFIEWWRERLREYCYFDWKAGLFSDQKWINLAPVFFDKVANVKHPGYNIGYWNLHERTCTRENGKVMVNKEFPLVIYHFSNINIRNHKLFDTQQNRYTEADVPLLMELFEQYRSLSLAEGYEKTIGKPCYYAQVHAAYHRAESRKTLKGRIKLWVKANFPKSFRAKLKKTMSGFMEG
- a CDS encoding IS4 family transposase; the protein is MSKGNFFTGQPIFNQILSHISRGRVKALGRSCNADRYCKSFGTYEHLVTMLYAILNRCDSLREVTTGLLAWEQRICHLGLKAHPRRSTLSDANKRRSEKVFEKIYFDLLARYERILPDSRQQNKQGNLYIFDSTSIALFQEILKASGLSCKDGRRKGGIKVHTLLHSERDTPVMIRYSPAAQSDVTFLKEVQLAKGSVIVFDKGYCDYRTYNRFIGDEVTFVTRLYSRSVYQVLEQRLVSVDQQQLGVQDDHLIMLGYTYLKKAVQVPARLITYIDPGTQKQYQFLTNNTELDPLTIANYYRQRWQIETFFKRIKQNYPLQYFLGDNANAIKIQIWCVLIADLLLKVIRQGCRSAMSFSNMVALVRINLMTYMDLKSFLRSPEKSLLRRLKHLSIENKGPCCLTHRGPANTKTFIFAL
- a CDS encoding sigma-54-dependent transcriptional regulator, producing MSNILIIDDEKAIRKTLSEILSYEGYKIDEAGDGEEGLKRFKEKSYDVVLCDIKMPKLDGIEFLDKAREANPDVPVIMISGHGTIETAVEAVKKGAYDYISKPPDLNRLLITIRNAMDKTNLVAETKVLKRKVSKVEEMIGESGPIALIKETIDKVAPTDARILVTGENGVGKELVARWVHEKSNRVTGPLIEVNCAAIPSELIESELFGHEKGSFTSAVKQRIGKFEQAHGGTLFLDEIGDMSLSAQAKVLRALQEGKITRVGGDKDISVDVRVIAATNKDLLQEVDEKNFRLDLYHRLSVIIIHVPSLNDRRDDIPLLVDKFLGDICADYGIAKKAIDKDALDALKEHNWTGNIRELRNVVERLIILSGKTIVKEDVQTYVLPKK